The Anoxybacillus amylolyticus DNA segment TTTACATTGATGAGTTTTCGGAACTAACGAATGGCTTTAATCATATGATTGATGCGATTTTGCGACGAGAAGAAAAAAATAAACAGCTGCTTGACAGTTTTATTACTGTCATGGTAACGGCACTTGATGCACGTGATACATATACAGCTGGTCACTCGCTCCGGGTCGCGACGTATGCTTTAGAAATTGGGAAACGCCTGCGTCTTCCAGAAGAACAGCTGCAAAAATTATACAAATCCGCAATTCTTCATGATATTGGAAAAATAGGGATTCCTGACGCGGTGTTGTTAAAAGACGGACGATTGACGGACGAAGAATTTGCATGGATTAAAAAACATCCCGTGCTCGGTGAAAATATTTTGCAACAAGTGCAGCCGATCGAAGAAGTGAAAGATTTGCTTCCGGGCATTCGCTCGCATCATGAGCGAATCGACGGAAAAGGCTATCCAGACGGGTTAAAAGGCGAGCAAATTCCGCTGTTTGGCCGCATTATTGCGGTGGCGGACGCGTTTGACGCGATGACGTCTGACCGCCCATATCGAAAAGGAATGAGCGTCGAAACGGCCGTATCCATTTTGCTAAGCGGAAAAGGAACACAATGGGATGCAGAAATGGTCGATCATTTCGTCGCACACTTACAAGGGCAACATCCACATATATACCCAGAAAGGGTGGGGTAAGGCGGACAAGGATTTGTCCGTCGTTTTTTATGGTTTAAAAAGTGATGCTTATTCAAAAAATCACCAACATTTTAAAGTGAAAAAGAAAAAAAGTGTATTATAATGGAAGAAAGAGGGGATTTATAGGGGGATTTGAGTAGATGAAGAGAATACGAGTAACAAATAAAGAGAGACTGCAACAATTGAGTTATACGGGGGTGACGGAAGAAAGGCTGGAGTATTTGCGTGAATATAGGCATATATTATTCTCGCTTATTGATGCGATTGTTAGCGAGTTATACGAAGATATATGGGCGGTTGATTCACTACGTGACGTTATCCAGCGCCACTCGACGTTAGAGAGATTAAAAAAGACGCAGGCAGAATATTTACATCAATGTTTCGAGGCAACGATTGATGACGAATATATTGAAAGACGTTATCGAATCGGAAAAGTTCATTCCGAAATCGGGCTTGATTTAATGTGGTATTTAGCTACTTATACGAAATATCTCGACATTATTTACAAACACGTATCCGCTGTGCTCCCTAAGGAAGCAACGAATATTTTACTTGTTGTTCAGACGATTTTTTCGTTTGATATGCAGCTGACATTAGAAGCGTACAAATCAGTAGAAATTGAAAAAGCTGCCCACCCGTTGCGCTATGAATTGGACAAGCTGCGGCAAGTGCACGGTTTTACGAATGAGGATTTAGAAAACCTTGAGAAATTGAGTGGCTACATTTCATTTTGTATTGACGATATTATGAATCATTTTTATCATTGCCTTGTTCACCGGCTAGGGGAAGAAAATAGGTATAGCTTTTTACAAACAGAGAAGTATTTATCATATATTAGAAATTTTTTGCTACAATTTTTTCAAGAAAAAGTATATTGCGACTCAGAAGCTTATTTTTTAATTATTCGGGATTGGAGTCGCCTCATTATCGAACAGCGGTACCAAGAAAGCTTTTTTCATATTTCATCCGAATCGATTGGGGAAGCACTAAAAAAAGTATTTTTGACAAAAGAATATTTACACGATCCGAAAATCGTTCAATATATTCATTCGTTTGAACGTTTTTCTAAATTCACTTTAGCAATTATGAATGAAATTATCCGGCCATATTTGTTTTTACGCGATTTTGACTTTTTGGATATTTATGCGTATGAAATTAGCACAATCGATTTTGGGCGATTGACGTGGATTGACGATAAGATGAAGCGATTGTTAAAAACGCTTGGCATTGATGAAGAACATCCGATTGGTCGCCGCTGTTACGAACTGCTCCATAACCGTACCGTTCCTTGTTCAGGCTGTCCAGCTCTAGAAGGAAAATCGGAGCCGATGATGGCGACATTTATGAACGAGCATGGGGTAAGTTATTATAAAATTCGGATACTACCACAAACAAAAATTTTTGAACTATCCAGAGCGCTGCTTGTTATTCAAGATGTGACGAAAGAATCGAAAGTGATGTTTGATACGCTAGAGCGGCTGTTGCAGTTGGCCGAATATCGAGACGATGATACGAAAAATCATGTTCACCGCATCGGTATGCTTTCTAGAATGTTGGCACGGTTGGCAGGATGTGATGAGCAATTTGTTTCCCATATTGAAATTGCCGCGAAATTTCATGATATCGGGAAAGTGGGCATTCCAGATTATATTTTAAACAAACCAGGAAAATTGACAAAAGAAGAATGGGAATCGATGAAAACGCATGTGCTCATCGGTCATCAAATTCTTGCTAACTTAGACTTGCCCGTCATTCAAATGGCGGCGAATATTGCCCGAACGCACCACGAATGGTGGAACGGAGGTGGCTATCCGAACGGGTTAAAAGGAGAGGAAATCCCGTTAGAAGGACGGATTGTTGCTATTGTGGACGTATTTGATGCCTTATTATCTAAGCGGGTATACAAAGAAGCATTTCCGCCAGAAAAAGTGAAAGAGATCTTAATAGATGGGCGTGGCAAGCAATTTGATCCGAAGTTAGTGGATCTGTTTGTTTCGATGTGGGATGATTTTTTGATGGCAAGAGAGCGGTTGGTGTAAAGCGGACGGAGAGGTTTGAGTTACCCTGTGATATAATGAATAAAAAGTAAATGGGGTGAATGGAAATGAAAACTCCAGAGTCCCAGCATAAAAGCTATACGTATAAAGAATATGCAGAGTGGGATGGGAAATGGAAGTTGATTGACGGCGTTCCATATAATATGTCCCTCTCTCCATCCTTTTCGCATCAAGGATTATTGGGAGTTTTATGCTGTTTTGCGATCATTTTTTGAGAAACAAGGCTGCGCGGTTGTTCTCGCTCCGTTTGATGTAAGGCTAAATGCCAGCTTTCATTACGAAACGGCGAAACATATCGTGCAACCAGATCTGTTGGTCGTTTGCGACAAACAGAAAATCACTGAAAAAAGTTGCGATGGGCCTCCTGATTTAACGATTGAAGTGCTGTCTCCGAGCACGGCGTTAAAAGACAGAAATGAAAAATACAACTTGTATTAGCAGTTTCGAGTAAAAGAATATTGGATGGTCGATCCTATTCATCGAACAGTGGAAGTATACGGCTGGGAGGATGGTTTATTCCGGAACTGCAATTAACTCTTTCTGAAGTGTTAAAGCAGCCATGGTAGCTTTCGCTTTTCCCTTGAAGTAGGCAAATCGTTTTGCCCGCTGGCGTTCATTCGATACTTGTGGTTCGCTATCATACAACTGGGGAGTTTACCTTCATTTTTTTCGACTGTCGAGGCAAGCTTATGGCTTGCCTTCGTCATGCTTTGGCGTGCAGAGGACCGCACCACCAGCCGCTTCCTAGACAAATTCATTTGTCTAGGAGCGGTGTTGTTCAAAGATAGGAAAGCATAGAATTTTGCAATTGGGCAGAGAGCTGTCTAGTTCCACGCGCCACCTTCTTTCGGCGGCTAAGCCTCCTCGGTGGGGCTTGTGCGCTATTCGCCGATAGACAGGCGCTTTGCGCTTTTCTTAGGTCGCGCGACAGTCGAAAAATTAAAGCTTCAACGTGGATTTACATTCTAAATGGCAAAGATGTGCCTATTTCTCTTCTTTTCTTGTGGTATACTAATGGAGAGATTGATTAGAACGGAGAATTGGCATGGAAGACATTCATGTAGCGGATGTTTGTTTATTAGCAGGGAAAATTATGTTGCAAAGCGGAGCGGAAACGTATCGGGTAGAGGATACGATGGTGCGAATTGCCGCCGCATTTGGCATGCCG contains these protein-coding regions:
- a CDS encoding protoglobin domain-containing protein gives rise to the protein MKRIRVTNKERLQQLSYTGVTEERLEYLREYRHILFSLIDAIVSELYEDIWAVDSLRDVIQRHSTLERLKKTQAEYLHQCFEATIDDEYIERRYRIGKVHSEIGLDLMWYLATYTKYLDIIYKHVSAVLPKEATNILLVVQTIFSFDMQLTLEAYKSVEIEKAAHPLRYELDKLRQVHGFTNEDLENLEKLSGYISFCIDDIMNHFYHCLVHRLGEENRYSFLQTEKYLSYIRNFLLQFFQEKVYCDSEAYFLIIRDWSRLIIEQRYQESFFHISSESIGEALKKVFLTKEYLHDPKIVQYIHSFERFSKFTLAIMNEIIRPYLFLRDFDFLDIYAYEISTIDFGRLTWIDDKMKRLLKTLGIDEEHPIGRRCYELLHNRTVPCSGCPALEGKSEPMMATFMNEHGVSYYKIRILPQTKIFELSRALLVIQDVTKESKVMFDTLERLLQLAEYRDDDTKNHVHRIGMLSRMLARLAGCDEQFVSHIEIAAKFHDIGKVGIPDYILNKPGKLTKEEWESMKTHVLIGHQILANLDLPVIQMAANIARTHHEWWNGGGYPNGLKGEEIPLEGRIVAIVDVFDALLSKRVYKEAFPPEKVKEILIDGRGKQFDPKLVDLFVSMWDDFLMARERLV
- a CDS encoding Uma2 family endonuclease, which gives rise to MRSFFEKQGCAVVLAPFDVRLNASFHYETAKHIVQPDLLVVCDKQKITEKSCDGPPDLTIEVLSPSTALKDRNEKYNLY